The region attaaattgcaaaatattgcaaatgaaataccgaTGCATTCATCGATACTAAAATgataaccaaatcatatataccgaCTGCCAATGCTCccgcaagaattgagattcctaagaatccattgaaagaaaatcaagtagaaaaataaaccacgacaaaaagcgtggaagaccaattggtgccaaagattcgagctcctagaaaaaggaagcggaaaaaaataaagataaggatctcccatatgaaaagggagaggaaattataaaaccctcgtaacaagttaatgaagaatcgaTGGGGGATGATATTTAcgaaaaatgttgaaaattcaatttgctatgtagatgatggtcgaaagattgaatcggcatgagaccgaaaataaatgatatattcatctacaatgtggctatagatatagaaataaatcatCGATAATGATCCGAGCCACGATCCATCGAAGAATGTCgacaaaagaaatgattggccaaaatggaaaaaaagcTATCCATGCtcgagctaaattccctatcaaaagcGTGAGGTGTTTGGGGTGATAGTGCCAACACGGAAGGGATAAAACCGatcggttataaatgggtgtttgtgagaaaaagaaatgaaaaataattaaattatgagatacaaagcaagacctggttgctcaaggttttttctcaaatgcccggtattgattatgaagagacataTTCTCCtagtaatggatggaattactttttttgatttttttaattgccatggcaaagaataataaattagatatgcgattgatggatgttgtcacaaaGATATccgtatggattacttgaaaatgacatatatatgaaaatccctgaagaatatagaaaaataaacattacaaataatcatcatttatactctattaaattacagagatctctttatgggttaaaacaaTCTGGGTTTATTTTATCgacaagaatcttcatccaacctcacagGTTTTGCTGGTGCTGGGTATCTGTCTGATCCTCACAAATGGCGATCTCAAACTGGATAcatgttttcttacaatggtacagctatctcatggcgttccacaaaacaaactcttacagctacttcatcaaatcatgctgaaattctagctctccatgaagcaagtcgtgaatgccaatggttacgatctatgattgggcatatacaGTCATCCTGCAAATTACCATCagtaacaacaaatgctacagtaatttatgaagacaacagtgcttgtatttctcaaatacaaggaggttatattaaaggtgataGAATGaagcatatatcaccaaaattcttctacactcatgatctccagAAAGAAGGtgttatagaagttcaaaagattcaatccagtgagaatcaagctgatctattcacaaaatcacttcctaagtgcattcaccaaagacttatacACAAAATCGGGATaagaagacttaaggatgtaagtacttctgatataagttaaaagttatttatttgagggggagactgtactctttttcccttcgccaaggtttttgtcccaatgggtttttccgaggcaaggtttttaatgagacaGTAACTCTCAAATGTaccaaggatagtgtactcttttccttagctaggtttttatcccactgggttttttctagcaaggttttaacgaggcatatcATCTAGAGAACACTGCAGCAGCCGCCagtactgttactattccaccaaccagggtattttggaccgtcggatcaaaTCAATCCtaaccgttcattcaactcttgtaaccctataaataccccctcatttgtataatttgagatatagagaagagaaggaaaagagagaaataaaagaagaagaagaagaagttaattcttcaggggtttttgggtttttggtaaatactctggttctctattcttattactatctttacatttataatatatatttttaacaaatataaaattttaaaataaggaTATCTTTGAATTGTTCTTAAATTATGTTTCATttccatataatttttttttcttgatgaaaTCAATGTGTTTTGGTATCGGTTTCCTTCAAAGCATTATTTATTACTTCAAATAAGTCATATATTGTTCAAGCACCCAATCACTTGGTTTCACTTAACTAATGGGttcctttgtttaattttataaaaaccctTGACAATATTacgttctttattttttttttaattaattttaaataattcccATAAATGAGCAAACAACCCAACTCTGATAAGAAAGGTCATGCTCTTATGCcaattctaaataataaatatattaatactcaaacatatttctttttttttctcaaatttaatttaaatctcaatttgttctaaaaaaaaaaaaatggacatagctttaaaaaaaaaaggaattatgagaatgaaaatgaagagaataaaatagtaaaaacccGTGTTTggtcggaaaaaaaaaaagagtgaaatgaaaaaaatataagaaagaaaTGCAGTGAGGTCATTATTATGTcccttaatataaacaaatgatATTGTATATAATAATAGATGATGTTTACTAATAACTAAATGTGCtagattataaaataatttaaataatgattataattaaataatttattttaattatcttttttaatttatttcaaagataatatatttgccataaatattttagttagctattttaattaataatttttatttaattacatatCAACCaaagtaaaaatatcattttcactttaattattataatgaattgtatatattaaatagttcttattaattattataattaattatttaaattaatgattattatttaattaaatcttaattatGGGGAAAATTATCATTTCATTATTAATAGTATTTATTCCTCCCTATTCTCCCAATTTTGGGgtaataaacttttttttcccATTGACAATACTACCTTTTTCCAATCAATAGCTAATATCCAAACATGGGTATTGATTACTATTAATAATCAATCCCATTCTAATAGTCACaggtgagcaaaaccgggtgATTTTGAAAACATATTGTTTACCTGATTTTTCAGATTGACAAAAATTTGGCCTATATCCAACCTGGTTTAAACCGAATCCCAAAAATTGGGTACCAGGTGGatccaaatttaagttttatcagtcttatgaaatttttttataacattatataaacaataaatatatcaaacttataatttaaaaaaaaaattaaaatcttatattattttcaacacaataaaaataataaaaacttttatcgatcttaaacaataataaaagaaaacaaatatttgCATAAATGTGTTATCAATAATGAAGCTAGGGAAAATGAGAGAGCAATGAAGCTTAGAAGAGaggaattagaaaaaaaaaatatatatattaaaggggTCCGATTAGAaaattggattttgtttttcacCTTTTGCcctgaaaaatttaaaaatatatatatactaaaaccTTATCAGAAGATTCAGATTCGGGaacttagtttttattttctctttgacTTGAATCCGATCCGATTTTCATGTGAAAAGTACAAATTAGatacccaattttttttttgaatccaATATTCCCAAAATTCGGGTTCAAAATTGAATACCGATCATCTAATCAGGTTTTTTTTACTCACCCCTATTAATAGTGCCTAATCCTTTAAATCAAACACCCTCTAAAGAAAGTGAACCATTAACCTATTGCATCGGAGTTAAATGTTTTAATCGCTTAGCTATTGCAACGATCACCCACTCTAGTCACACATTTGAAATACTCAACACATTTACTCACTttctggtaaaaaaaaaaaacattaaaacaacaaaatattatattgaaCAAGTACCAAATTAAAACCAAGcttaattcaaatcaaacaagttaTAAGACTAGAATCATTTGGCAAGAACACCAacataaatgaaacaaaaagtTTCGATAAATCGAAACCATTAAATCCCCTACAAGAAATCACAACAAGACTTGAAATCTGCATTTTATTCTTCTCACATTTAGTTCTAGAATTGAAACCAAAAGGCATACAGTAACAGTAATGCAGACACTTAAATCATCTAATAAGTAGCCTTATCATGAGCATAATGAGTGAGGTAGTACCAAGCTCCAAATGCAACTGCAAGAATGAACAGAGGCAAAATGTAGTCCAGGAAGTTGGATGATGGTGGCCCTCTTTCCTGCATTGCCCTCGCTCTCATTGCCCCGCCTTCTCTGGCCTTCGGCGCGCCACCGCTGCCGCCGTTGTAGCCTTCCACCACCCCAATCAAGTAGCCTTCCATCAGACTGGTTGCGGCCGAGCTGTGACCGACATCCTCGAATGATTGTGTTGCATCTCCAGAGGCTTCACATTCCAAAGCAACATCGAAAAATCACAGATCATTTGAGAACatactatttattttcttatcacTTTTAATCAAGTATAGGCTTGAAGATGAATTTAAATCAACAAGTAACATCCCAAACCAAACACTGAATAGCAGGAATTCTAAGAAATAAATTGTTTACAGAATCACTCAATTATTTCCATTAGAAAAGATACATTCTCTCCATGTTTTCtctcatatatgtgtatattatatatCTTGAGAACATGTTATTTGGTTTACCCTTTCTACAGTACACTGTTATTGAAGTCTTTGCATCCAATCTAAATCAATTATGAACTAATTAATTCATCACATTGTCTCATTTATCATTGTTCTGAATCATCTAGCACTGAAATTTATAGTGTAACTGATGTGAATCATTTGGGAGCAACAAGCaagcatatattatatatacacaaacacaATCTTCATCAGGATTACTGAAACTTAAGAACATGAATTAGATCAGTTGTGAACTAAGTTGAGAAGTGAAAATGGAGATGAACCTGAAGCATGGAGGAGCACATCTTCCCCTCCAGGATGATCTTCCAAGAAAGTGGTCACATCATAAACCTGCAAAAAGATTGAGTTGAGATATACAAAGATGAACTAAAGAAACACTGAACaagatacaaaaagaaaacaagaaaaaaagaggaggaaaagagagaaaaactgAACCTTGCCATGAATGACCAGCCAGCAATCTTTCTTGGAGGTGTGCAGGGTGATCTCAGAGTGTGAATACTTGTTAGAGATCTGCATGTTTGGTTGAGATTcaacaagtagaagaagaagaagatgtagaAGAAGAATGGGGAGGAAGTGGGACAAGGTGAGAGGAATAGTTTAGTGGTGGTTGGGAAATGGAGCAACAGCAGAAGTAAATACTCATGTGGTCAGCTCAGAACTTTAGAAAAATACAC is a window of Dioscorea cayenensis subsp. rotundata cultivar TDr96_F1 chromosome 5, TDr96_F1_v2_PseudoChromosome.rev07_lg8_w22 25.fasta, whole genome shotgun sequence DNA encoding:
- the LOC120261679 gene encoding cytochrome B5-like, with translation MQISNKYSHSEITLHTSKKDCWLVIHGKVYDVTTFLEDHPGGEDVLLHASASGDATQSFEDVGHSSAATSLMEGYLIGVVEGYNGGSGGAPKAREGGAMRARAMQERGPPSSNFLDYILPLFILAVAFGAWYYLTHYAHDKATY